AATTTTTGGGATGGTTTTATCTCCAAATCTGGTGACGCCGCAATCAAGAGCATTACACAGAGTCTTTTCCGGCGTACCTGGCATTGCCGCCAGCGTCCGTTCGGCTCCGGGTCGGCGAACGAAAGCGAACCCGCCGGACGCAATTTTCGTTATCACGGCCGATATCCGCCCGGCGGCGAAACCACGGGAGCACCATAGTCATGGCCTGCGTCAAACCAAACGGCGAACTGACCACGGCGGCCCTTGAGGTTCTGGCCAGCCTCGCCGCCCCGGCCACGGACCAGGAAGTGGCCGCGGCCGTTTCCCGGCCCGTGCATCAGGCCCGGGCCATCCTGCGCGAACTGATCAAGATCGATCTGGCAGTCCGCGACGGGGATCTGTACCGGATCACCCCGGCCGGGCGGACCCGGCTCGGCGGTTGACGCCTGGGCCGGAACCGGCGGGCTGCTGTCCCGGCGACCGGCCTCTGCGATAACGATCCCCGCAAGCCGGGGAAACGGGTGTTTCTTCCAAAATACACAGGGGTGTTTCGGGAAGGCCAGGGCTTCAGGCGGGTTCGGCGGACACAAGACTGGACGCCGCAGCGAATCGGCATTACCTCCCTGGCACGGGCATTCTGTCCGGCGGTCTGTATTTTGCAATCGTTCATGGCGTGCTCGACCGCCAGACCCGCAAGGTCCGGGGCGATGGGGCGGGAATATGAGCGGGAATGGAGGCGGGGTGGACGCATACGGGGAGATCCTGGCCGGGGACGCCGCGCGCGGCCTGGCGTCTGTCTGCGCCCGGTGCGCCGGGCTTGGCCCCACCTGCTGCGAGATGTCGCCAGGACAGGAGGAGGCCTGCTTTCCGGTCTCCGACCTGGAGCGTCAGCGCATCAGCGACCATGTGGCCCTGACCCGGGGCGGGTTTGTGGAAGAGGCGAATTCCCGGGCCTTCGTCGCCAATCTGCATCGGCTTTTTCCCCGGGAACGCCGGGTGGTGGACGCCCTTTTCCCGCCAAAGGGGACGCATCTGCGCCTGTCCACCGACGCCCATGGCCGGTGCCAGTTTTTGACGGGCACGGGGTGCGCCTTGCCAAACGAGGTACGCCCGTATTATTGTCGCGTTTTCCCGTTCTGGGTCGTATCCGGGAAATTGGCCGTCTTCGCCCCGGGCGGTTGTCTGGCCTGCCGCGAGGGCCGTTCCGTCGCGGGGATGCTTGCAAGCCTCCAGGTCCGGGCGGAATTCCTTCTTGATCTACACTGCCGGTTGCGGCTGGCCTGGGGTTTTCCTCCTGAGGAGGGCATGGCCTTCGTCACCCCCGCCCTAGCGAGATTCCATCCGTGAGAAAACTGTTCATCGTGCTGCTTGTCCTGCTTGTCCTTGGCGCCCTGGCTGGCGCCGCAGGCCTGGCCGGTCTGTATTTCTGGGCCTCAGAGGATCTGCCGGGATTTCGCAAGATCACCGACTACCGGCCCCCCCTGGTGACCACGGTCTATGCCCGTGACAACCAGGTTTTGGGCTACCTCTATTCGGAAAAGCGGTTCCTGGTCACCCTGGGCGAGATGCCCGAGTTTTTGCCCAGGGCTTTTCTGGCCTCCGAAGACGCCGCCTTCTACCAGCACGAGGGCGTGGATCTGGGGGCCATCTTCCGGGCCATGCTGCGCAACCTCCAGGCCGGCGGCATCAAGCAGGGCGGCAGCACCATCACCCAGCAGATCATCAAACGCCTGCTGCTGACCTCCGAAAAAAGCTACCAGCGCAAGCTTAAGGAGGCCATCCTGGCCTACCGCCTGGAAAAATACCTGACCAAAGACGAGATCCTGACCATCTACCTGAACCAGATCTATCTGGGTTCCCGGGCCTACGGCGTCGAGGCCGCAGCCCGCACCTATTTCGGGGTCCACGTCAAGGATCTGACCATCGCCCAGGCCGCGCTTCTGGCCGGTCTGCCCCAGGCCCCCACCCGCTACAGCCCGTTTCGCGACTTCGAATCGGCCAAGGCCCGGCAGAAATACGTGCTCGGGCGCATGCTGGTGCAGGGCTGGGTCACCCAGGAGGAGCACGACAAGGCCCTGGCCGAACCCCTGGTCTTTAAAAGCATGCCCGACCCGTCCTGGCAGATCGCCCCCTATTACCTCGAAGAGGTCCGACGGGAGCTCATCGACCGCTTTGGCGAAGACATGGTCTATTCCGGCGGGCTGCATGTCTACACCGCCGTGGACCTGCGGCACCAGGAATACGCCGCGCGGGCCCTGCGCGAGGGGCTGACCGCCTCGGAACGGCGGCGCGGATTCAAACCCCAGGTCGAACACCTGGACAAGGCCAAGTACGAGGAGTTTCTGGCGGCCAGCGACATGCCCGAACGGTCC
Above is a genomic segment from Desulfolutivibrio sulfodismutans DSM 3696 containing:
- a CDS encoding YkgJ family cysteine cluster protein, which translates into the protein MSGNGGGVDAYGEILAGDAARGLASVCARCAGLGPTCCEMSPGQEEACFPVSDLERQRISDHVALTRGGFVEEANSRAFVANLHRLFPRERRVVDALFPPKGTHLRLSTDAHGRCQFLTGTGCALPNEVRPYYCRVFPFWVVSGKLAVFAPGGCLACREGRSVAGMLASLQVRAEFLLDLHCRLRLAWGFPPEEGMAFVTPALARFHP